One genomic segment of Methanobacterium spitsbergense includes these proteins:
- a CDS encoding zinc ribbon domain-containing protein, translated as MICKNCGEEMRNRENYCPSCGMELSVPYSKSLKEKYIAGEYQDHQEEHIIRKNNRTETEYRPRKDTNDYEQYDDQTLEEYETKESGSSGIFTVTFLFLIMALLFGFVIGMIIFSGIFTGISKI; from the coding sequence ATGATATGCAAAAACTGTGGTGAAGAAATGAGGAATAGAGAAAATTACTGTCCCAGCTGTGGAATGGAACTATCAGTTCCCTATTCTAAATCACTAAAAGAGAAATATATTGCCGGGGAATATCAAGACCATCAAGAGGAACACATTATCCGCAAAAATAACCGGACTGAAACTGAATATCGTCCTAGAAAAGATACTAATGACTATGAACAGTACGATGATCAAACACTAGAAGAATATGAAACAAAAGAATCGGGTTCATCTGGAATTTTTACAGTAACTTTTTTGTTTTTAATTATGGCCCTTCTTTTTGGTTTTGTTATTGGAATGATCATATTCTCAGGAATATTCACAGGAATTTCCAAAATTTAA